A window of Equus przewalskii isolate Varuska chromosome 16, EquPr2, whole genome shotgun sequence contains these coding sequences:
- the CARS2 gene encoding probable cysteine--tRNA ligase, mitochondrial isoform X25 — MVMGITDVDDKIIRRAREMNVSPTSLANLYEEDFKQDMAALKILPPTVYLRVTENIPQIISFIEGIITKGHAYSTAKGNVYFDLQSRGDKYGKLVGVAPGPVGEPVESDKRHASDFALWKAAKPQEMFWASPWGNGRPGWHIECSTISSLVFGSQLDIHSGGIDLAFPHHENEIAQCEVFHQCKQWGNYFLHSGHLHVKGKEEKMSKSLKNYITIKDFLKTASPDVFRLFCMRSSYRSAIDYSDGAVLEAKHLLLAATAFVEDARAYMRGQLACGPIGEDVLWERLSHTKGAVKAALADDFDTPGAVDAVMDLIHHGNRQLKAVTKEPGGPRSPAVFGSIVSYTEQFFETVGISLADRQFVSGDSGSATLHSVVEELVRFRLKVRQFALATGEATREARRQQLLERQPLLEACDTLRQDLVAHGISIKDRSSTSTWELLGQRAQDHKPGS; from the exons ATGAACGTGTCACCCACTTCCCTCGCCAACCTTTACGAGGAAGATTTTAAACAAGATATGGCGGCCTTGAAG atcctcccaccaacagtgtacttGAGGGTAACTGAAAATATTCCTCAGATAATTTCTTTCATTGAAGGAATAATCACTAAAGGCCATGCCTACTCAACAGCAAAAG GCAACGTCTACTTCGATCTGCAGTCCAGAGGAGACAAGTACGGCAAGCTGGTGGGTGTGGCCCCCGGCCCGGTTGGAGAGCCAG TTGAGTCTGACAAGCGGCATGCCAGCGACTTTGCCCTGTGGAAGGCGGCTAAGCCCCAGGAGATGTTTTGGGCCTCTCCATGGGGAAATGGAAGACCTGGCTGGCACATCGAATGTTCTACCATCTCAAG TTTGGTGTTTGGGAGTCAGCTGGATATCCACTCAGGAGGGATAGATCTGGCTTTTCCGCATCACGAAAACGAGATCGCGCAGTGTGAGGTCTTCCATCAGTGCAAGCAATGGGGAAATTATTTCCTACATTCTG ggCATTTGCACGTGAAaggcaaggaagaaaaaatgtCCAAATCACTGAAAAACTACATCACTATTAAG GACTTCCTGAAGACGGCTTCACCCGACGTCTTCCGGCTCTTCTGCATGCGGAGCAGCTACAGGTCAG CCATTGACTACAGCGACGGCGCCGTGCTGGAAGCCAAGCACCTGCTCCTGGCCGCCACCGCCTTCGTCGAGGACGCGCGGGCCTACATGCGGGGGCAGCTGGCGTGCGGCCCCATTGGGGAGGACGTGCTGTGGGAGAG GCTCAGCCACACCAAGGGGGCTGTGAAGGCTGCCCTGGCGGACGACTTTGACACGCCTGGGGCTGTGGACGCCGTCATGGACCTCATTCACCATGGGAACAGACAGCTCAAGGCAGTCACCAAG GAGCCTGGTGGTCCTAGGAGTCCCGCTGTGTTCGGCTCCATCGTGTCCTACACTGAGCAGTTTTTTGAGACTGTGGGGATTTCTCTGGCAGACCGACAG TTTGTTTCAGGGGACAGCGGCTCAGCCACTCTGCACAGCGTGGTGGAGGAGCTGGTCCGGTTCCGGCTCAAGGTCCGGCAGTTCGCCCTGGCCACGGGGGAGGCCACCAGGGAGGCCCGGCGGCAGCAGCTCCTGGAGAGGCAGCCCTTGCTGGAAGCATGTGACACCCTGCGCCAGGACCTGGTCGCCCATGGCATCAGCATCAAG GACAGGAGCAGCACATCCACATGGGAACTGCTGGGTCAGAGGGCGCAAGACCACAAACCAGGCAGCTGA
- the CARS2 gene encoding probable cysteine--tRNA ligase, mitochondrial isoform X23 — MVMGITDVDDKIIRRAREMNVSPTSLANLYEEDFKQDMAALKILPPTVYLRVTENIPQIISFIEGIITKGHAYSTAKGNVYFDLQSRGDKYGKLVGVAPGPVGEPVESDKRHASDFALWKAAKPQEMFWASPWGNGRPGWHIECSTISSLVFGSQLDIHSGGIDLAFPHHENEIAQCEVFHQCKQWGNYFLHSGHLHVKGKEEKMSKSLKNYITIKDFLKTASPDVFRLFCMRSSYRSAIDYSDGAVLEAKHLLLAATAFVEDARAYMRGQLACGPIGEDVLWERLSHTKGAVKAALADDFDTPGAVDAVMDLIHHGNRQLKAVTKGLCPHSTGRWKSGRWSDCEVFLLFRQVPLLLKKLLGVVCRRSLVVLGVPLCSAPSCPTLSSFLRLWGFLWQTDSLFQGTAAQPLCTAWWRSWSGSGSRSGSSPWPRGRPPGRPGGSSSWRGSPCWKHVTPCARTWSPMASASRTGAAHPHGNCWVRGRKTTNQAAEDVFCACL; from the exons ATGAACGTGTCACCCACTTCCCTCGCCAACCTTTACGAGGAAGATTTTAAACAAGATATGGCGGCCTTGAAG atcctcccaccaacagtgtacttGAGGGTAACTGAAAATATTCCTCAGATAATTTCTTTCATTGAAGGAATAATCACTAAAGGCCATGCCTACTCAACAGCAAAAG GCAACGTCTACTTCGATCTGCAGTCCAGAGGAGACAAGTACGGCAAGCTGGTGGGTGTGGCCCCCGGCCCGGTTGGAGAGCCAG TTGAGTCTGACAAGCGGCATGCCAGCGACTTTGCCCTGTGGAAGGCGGCTAAGCCCCAGGAGATGTTTTGGGCCTCTCCATGGGGAAATGGAAGACCTGGCTGGCACATCGAATGTTCTACCATCTCAAG TTTGGTGTTTGGGAGTCAGCTGGATATCCACTCAGGAGGGATAGATCTGGCTTTTCCGCATCACGAAAACGAGATCGCGCAGTGTGAGGTCTTCCATCAGTGCAAGCAATGGGGAAATTATTTCCTACATTCTG ggCATTTGCACGTGAAaggcaaggaagaaaaaatgtCCAAATCACTGAAAAACTACATCACTATTAAG GACTTCCTGAAGACGGCTTCACCCGACGTCTTCCGGCTCTTCTGCATGCGGAGCAGCTACAGGTCAG CCATTGACTACAGCGACGGCGCCGTGCTGGAAGCCAAGCACCTGCTCCTGGCCGCCACCGCCTTCGTCGAGGACGCGCGGGCCTACATGCGGGGGCAGCTGGCGTGCGGCCCCATTGGGGAGGACGTGCTGTGGGAGAG GCTCAGCCACACCAAGGGGGCTGTGAAGGCTGCCCTGGCGGACGACTTTGACACGCCTGGGGCTGTGGACGCCGTCATGGACCTCATTCACCATGGGAACAGACAGCTCAAGGCAGTCACCAAG GGCTTGTGTCCTCACTCCACGGGACGCTGGAAAAGCGGCAGGTGGAGCGACTGCGAGGTCTTCCTTCTTTTCCGTCAAGTTCCTCTGCTTCTAAAGAAGCTTCTTGGGGTGGTTTGTCGCAGGAGCCTGGTGGTCCTAGGAGTCCCGCTGTGTTCGGCTCCATCGTGTCCTACACTGAGCAGTTTTTTGAGACTGTGGGGATTTCTCTGGCAGACCGACAG TTTGTTTCAGGGGACAGCGGCTCAGCCACTCTGCACAGCGTGGTGGAGGAGCTGGTCCGGTTCCGGCTCAAGGTCCGGCAGTTCGCCCTGGCCACGGGGGAGGCCACCAGGGAGGCCCGGCGGCAGCAGCTCCTGGAGAGGCAGCCCTTGCTGGAAGCATGTGACACCCTGCGCCAGGACCTGGTCGCCCATGGCATCAGCATCAAG GACAGGAGCAGCACATCCACATGGGAACTGCTGGGTCAGAGGGCGCAAGACCACAAACCAGGCAGCTGAGGACGTGTTCTGTGCCTGCTTATGA
- the CARS2 gene encoding probable cysteine--tRNA ligase, mitochondrial isoform X24, producing MVMGITDVDDKIIRRAREMNVSPTSLANLYEEDFKQDMAALKILPPTVYLRVTENIPQIISFIEGIITKGHAYSTAKGNVYFDLQSRGDKYGKLVGVAPGPVGEPVESDKRHASDFALWKAAKPQEMFWASPWGNGRPGWHIECSTISSLVFGSQLDIHSGGIDLAFPHHENEIAQCEVFHQCKQWGNYFLHSGHLHVKGKEEKMSKSLKNYITIKDFLKTASPDVFRLFCMRSSYRSGELRHGAQGMARRPLGVAPRVWWRLGLPASAIDYSDGAVLEAKHLLLAATAFVEDARAYMRGQLACGPIGEDVLWERLSHTKGAVKAALADDFDTPGAVDAVMDLIHHGNRQLKAVTKEPGGPRSPAVFGSIVSYTEQFFETVGISLADRQFVSGDSGSATLHSVVEELVRFRLKVRQFALATGEATREARRQQLLERQPLLEACDTLRQDLVAHGISIKDRSSTSTWELLGQRAQDHKPGS from the exons ATGAACGTGTCACCCACTTCCCTCGCCAACCTTTACGAGGAAGATTTTAAACAAGATATGGCGGCCTTGAAG atcctcccaccaacagtgtacttGAGGGTAACTGAAAATATTCCTCAGATAATTTCTTTCATTGAAGGAATAATCACTAAAGGCCATGCCTACTCAACAGCAAAAG GCAACGTCTACTTCGATCTGCAGTCCAGAGGAGACAAGTACGGCAAGCTGGTGGGTGTGGCCCCCGGCCCGGTTGGAGAGCCAG TTGAGTCTGACAAGCGGCATGCCAGCGACTTTGCCCTGTGGAAGGCGGCTAAGCCCCAGGAGATGTTTTGGGCCTCTCCATGGGGAAATGGAAGACCTGGCTGGCACATCGAATGTTCTACCATCTCAAG TTTGGTGTTTGGGAGTCAGCTGGATATCCACTCAGGAGGGATAGATCTGGCTTTTCCGCATCACGAAAACGAGATCGCGCAGTGTGAGGTCTTCCATCAGTGCAAGCAATGGGGAAATTATTTCCTACATTCTG ggCATTTGCACGTGAAaggcaaggaagaaaaaatgtCCAAATCACTGAAAAACTACATCACTATTAAG GACTTCCTGAAGACGGCTTCACCCGACGTCTTCCGGCTCTTCTGCATGCGGAGCAGCTACAGGTCAGGTGAGCTCAGGCACGGAGCTCAGGGCATGGCCCGGCGTCCGCTCGGCGTGGCCCCGAGAGTCTGGTGGCGTTTGGGGCTGCCGGCATCCG CCATTGACTACAGCGACGGCGCCGTGCTGGAAGCCAAGCACCTGCTCCTGGCCGCCACCGCCTTCGTCGAGGACGCGCGGGCCTACATGCGGGGGCAGCTGGCGTGCGGCCCCATTGGGGAGGACGTGCTGTGGGAGAG GCTCAGCCACACCAAGGGGGCTGTGAAGGCTGCCCTGGCGGACGACTTTGACACGCCTGGGGCTGTGGACGCCGTCATGGACCTCATTCACCATGGGAACAGACAGCTCAAGGCAGTCACCAAG GAGCCTGGTGGTCCTAGGAGTCCCGCTGTGTTCGGCTCCATCGTGTCCTACACTGAGCAGTTTTTTGAGACTGTGGGGATTTCTCTGGCAGACCGACAG TTTGTTTCAGGGGACAGCGGCTCAGCCACTCTGCACAGCGTGGTGGAGGAGCTGGTCCGGTTCCGGCTCAAGGTCCGGCAGTTCGCCCTGGCCACGGGGGAGGCCACCAGGGAGGCCCGGCGGCAGCAGCTCCTGGAGAGGCAGCCCTTGCTGGAAGCATGTGACACCCTGCGCCAGGACCTGGTCGCCCATGGCATCAGCATCAAG GACAGGAGCAGCACATCCACATGGGAACTGCTGGGTCAGAGGGCGCAAGACCACAAACCAGGCAGCTGA